In a genomic window of Phragmites australis chromosome 14, lpPhrAust1.1, whole genome shotgun sequence:
- the LOC133890605 gene encoding U-box domain-containing protein 4-like, whose protein sequence is MESDASTSPSRRSTSCYSDSGDSSCSEPFSECGSDDLSFTPAAAAGIHRLLLSCAAEASEDAISSLVAELESPSPSLDSLRRAAMELRLLAKHNPDNRVRIAAAGGVRPLVPLLSHADPLLQEHGITALLNLSLCDENKAIIVEAGAIRPLVHALKSAASPTARENAACALLRLSQLDGAAAAAIGHAGAIPLLVSLLETGGARGKKDAATALYVLCSGARENRLRAVEAGAVRPLLDLMADPESSMVDKAAYVLYSLVGSAEGRSAAVEEGGVPVLVEMVEVGTSRQKDIATLSLLQICEDNAVYRSMVAREGAIPPLVALSQSSSARPKLKSKAEALIEMLRQPRSPSLRARPVAVVAAE, encoded by the exons ATGGAGTCGGACGCGTCCACCTCGCCGTCGCGGCGGAGCACCAGCTGCTACAGCGACAGCGGCGATTCCTCCTGCTCGGAGCCCTTCAGCGAGTGTGGCAGCGACGACCTCTCCTTCacgcctgccgccgccgcgggcaTCCACCGCTTGCTGCTGTCCTGCGCGGCCGAGGCGTCGGAGGACGCCATCTCATCGCTCGTCGCGGAGCTggagtcgccgtcgccgtcgctggACTCGCTCCGGCGCGCGGCCATGGAGCTCCGGCTGCTGGCCAAGCACAACCCGGACAACCGGGTCCGCATCGCGGCGGCAGGGGGCGTTCGGCCGCTCGTTCCGCTGCTGTCCCACGCGGACCCGCTGCTGCAGGAGCACGGGATCACGGCGCTTCTCAACCTCTCGCTCTGCGACGAGAACAAGGCGATCATCGTCGAGGCCGGCGCGATACGGCCGCTGGTGCACGCGCTCAAGTCCGCCGCGTCGCCCACGGCGCGGGAGAACGCCGCGTGCGCGCTGCTCCGCCTATCCCAGCTCGAcggcgccgctgccgccgccatcGGCCACGCGGGCGCGATTCCACTGTTGGTCTCCCTCCTCGAGACCGGCGGCGCGCGCGGGAAGAAGGACGCCGCCACGGCGCTCTACGTGCTCTGCAGCGGCGCGCGCGAGAACCGCCTCCGCGCCGTGGAAGCCGGCGCCGTTCGCCCCCTGCTCGACCTCATGGCTGACCCTGAGTCCAGCATGGTGGACAAGGCCGCCTACGTTCTCTACTCTCTGGTGGGCTCCGCCGAGGGCCGCTCCGCCGCAGTCGAGGAGGGCGGTGTCCCCGTCCTGGTCGAGATGGTGGAGGTCGGCACCTCGCGGCAGAAGGATATCGCCACCCTCTCCCTCCTGCAGATCTGCGAGGACAACGCCGTGTACCGCAGCATGGTCGCCCGCGAGGGCGCCATCCCTCCCCTCGTCGCCCTCTCCCAATCCTCTTCCGCCCGCCCCAAACTCAAATCCAAG GCAGAGGCGCTGATCGAGATGCTTCGGCAGCCGCGTAGCCCAAGCCTCCGCGCAAGGCCGGTGGCGGTCGTTGCGGCGGAGTGA